Part of the Lolium rigidum isolate FL_2022 chromosome 6, APGP_CSIRO_Lrig_0.1, whole genome shotgun sequence genome, AGGAGGATCTGGATGAGCACGAGGCGGGTGGCCTcgaaggcgacggcggcgagctgcAGCGCGACGCCGCGGAGGTCGAAGCGCGCCTCGCCGTAGGCGGCGATGGCGACGCCGAAGGAGATGGAGAGCATGTTGAGCATGGAGGCGGAGCGGAAGGTCTCCTTCTTGAAGAGGACGCCGATGGAGTAGACGGCGACGGGCATGAGCGCCTTGAGCATCTGGATGAAGGAGACGGAGAGGTAGATGTAGGCGGAGTTGGAGAACCAGAGGGAGAGCGAGTAGAGCGCGCCGATGGGGAGCACGGAGGTGTAGTAGAGCTGCGGGGTCATGGCGGGGGCGGTGGGCAGGTCGACGACCCGGAAGAGGCggacgagggcgacggcgagCGAGGAGCAGAAGGCCATGTGCACCATGGTGAGGGAGATGGGGAAGGGCCAGTTGTACATCTTGGGGTCGAGGATGTACTTGTTGTAGACGATGACGGTGAAGGAGAGGAAGATCCACACCGCGACGTAGCAGTAGGAGATGAGCACCTTGCGGAGGACGGATTCCGACAGggcgccgtcggcgccgccggcggcctcCTTCGCCATGGCTGCTGCtgcggctgctccggcgaggcggTGTGGAGATCTGGGGTTTGCGTGTGGGTGGGAGATCTGGTGGGTTGTGGGAGCAGAGtgtggaggaggagacggatcTGGGCGGGGAAGAAGGGTTGGTTGTTGGGGGATTTTGGAGAGGACGGGAAAAGGAGGGTTCTTTGTTGCCGAAGGAAGTGTCTGTGTCACTGGGGTCGGGCTCGCTAGGCCACGTGGAGAGTGGGCTGTTTCCGGTGTGGCGTTGCCGTGTTTTTTATAGTTCTCCGTTATGTGTGTAGGTGTCTGCACATTGCAATGTGGCTTTGTTTCACCTGTTTCATGTACCTCCTGTCGTGCTCGGCATCTCTGTGGATTCTCTGCTCCTTGCAGAATTTTTATGTCTAAACAGAAATCATTACCTGTTTAGGTTTAGTATGCACTGAGAATTGCGCGCCATGAGAGAATCCAAGATTAGACTGTTAGCCTACTCTCCCCACGCCATTGACTTTGGGTTCCTTTTTTGTAAGGAAAATGGTCATCGACTtggacaaagcaaaaaaaaaaaaaaaatcaataaactTGCTCTTTCAAGAAAAAAATAGtaaggctcctttgattcaagagaattatgtAGAATTTTTGTAGGATTTGAATCAAATGATCTTTGATTAGTAGGATTACAATTTCTAGGTCATTTGCAGTATTTCTTTTTTTTAGGAAAGATTTCCCGTCACTTCAACCTCTTTCTAAATTTCCTTTAATTTCCCTTCGCAATCAAACACTCACTGAACTAAAATCCTGAAGTTTTCCAATCCTATACGAATGGATAGAACATGCCATATAAATCTTACATTTTTTTCTATTCATGTGTTATGAAAATCCTATAAATCAAAAGACCTCGTAGTCTTTTAGAGTGAATTGCACATAACACCAAGTCTTGCCGAATTTTTATGTCTAAATAAAAATAATGAGTTGTTTAGTTTTGCACCGAGAATTAGATTTAGCCAGCTACCCCGATTGACTTTGGGTTCTTTTTTTGTAAGGGAAATGGTCATTTACACACAATAAAAATCAATCGACTCGTCAGCGTGAGGTTtgtccttttccttttccttttaagTAGGGGTCCCTTGATTCAAAATTATGCACGATTTTTGTAGGATACGAATTTATAGTATTTTTCCTActacaaaggttgtttgattacaATTCCTACAAGGATTTATTTGCACTATGTGTTTTTGGAGGAAATTTTCCGGCCTACACCAACATCTTTATACAATTCCTTTGATTTTCCGGTGCAATCGAATGCTTGTGGATCCAAAATATGGCAGTTTCCTAATCCTGTAGAATTTGAGAGGACATGCATACCAATCATGTGTTCTGAAAATCCAAGGCATCAAAGGAGCCCATAGTCCTTTAGAGTGAATTGCACAAAACACCAAGCCTTGGAGCATATGTTGCAAGGAACTACAactttacaagtttttttttGCGCAGAACCGCAATTTATGGGTGAATCGTTGCGCTACACCAAAATAGTTGGTTTACCTAGTTTAACAGTCTACCTGCCAAGCGGGGCCCGCACATTTGTGTTTGTGTGGTGCATGCGTGCTGATTTGTGGCCATGCCAGCCCAGACCCACGTGCAAAACAGTGTAAAGCAATTTTTAGAGCGAGGCTCATCGCATGAAGCTTGGGTTGAGTGGACGATGAGGATGGAATCCGCACATAGAGCATGTCGCAGTGGCGGAGGAGTTGGACACAACTGGAGGCGGACAAACAGAGACGGCGCATGTCGCGGCAAAGGAAGGTTGTtatgttgtgatccaaattcatataaagACGGCTAACATCTCACGAGCCAAGCGAGTTCTGTTACCGGAGGCTTGTACTGAGTGGAGCGGAGGCATAAATTAGCCCATAATGGTGTGCCCTTGTATAAATAGCTCTTGTAAGCCATCGCTAGGGTTTATCGCTTTATTAAAAATCCACGACATTGTGTTAACACTCTTGATATAGCGATGATTTGCTAGCTAAGCTGTGGTTTTTTATCCTCCTTGCtggagggattttcatgttaaaaATCGTGTGTTCTTGTTTTTGGTTTGTTCGtcctctgtttctttttcttgtcGCGTTTATAAGAAGTAAGAATGTTAATGTTCACTAAAGCTTATTTCGTAGGCTTATTTTGTAGAGAGtacatgataaaaaaaattacaatgtTTTTCCATGTGCATTGCGCTAACATGGCTATAAATCGTCGCGTAAGCGTCACACACTCACACAAACAGGGCACTGATGTGTGgttcctgcttgattgttacactaGCTAAACCAAATATTTTAGGTCCAACGTGATGGTTTACCCCAAAAGTTGTGGCTCTGCGCAAAAAAAAACTTGTAAAAATGTTGTTCCTTGCAACAATTGCTCCGAGACTTGGTGATTTATACGGTTCACTCAGTCTTTTACCACGCCAGGTGTAGATCCAGGAATTTCTATGCAACGGTTGCTTTGTTGGTTCAACACCTAAGGGCATGTCCCAGGAATGAATCCGCTTtcacctgcaaaaaaaaaaaatgacagCCCATACTTCGAGTTGTGCTGCATTTATTTTTGTTAAACAACCCTAGAAATACTACTTGTAATTATGGACAATTAATCAACTGATATTTTCAGTACATGCCAATCGTCGAAATTCCAAAACCTCTAAGTCGACTAATGGTTGTAAAGAATGGTCAACTCACTACGGGAGAGCcagcatgtgccgacggccacgtgatgtgccgacggccaaatgtcggggccgtcggcacagaagccctcgtcgaccggcgacggagttgaccgtcggcataggccggccgtcggcacactgcatgctacaccgacggtcaccgtTGGCGCAACCATggccgtcgccacaaaaatagagcgcccgaaggtcaccgtcggcacagattaaCCCGTCGGCACGAGCGGCTGGTAGGTGGGCCCAGCCGTTACTGCTGTCACGGCGCCGTCTATgcttgtgccgacggtggcccacggcgcaacctcggccgtcggcacagagacTGACAACTGGGTCCCTTCTcctactgtgccgacggtggcccacggcacaacctcggccgtcggcacagccgatcatttttatttaacattttttatttaacattttttaCTACATATAATTGataatcccaatcatttttatttgtttatttctttcttactgctagtttggcgaacccctttgcgggaaacctatatatgtataagggcggtataagGACACAAAAGTGATATacttaagaacttaagacccagacacgatacaaaacacttaaataaataggctcacacacataccaaagcgcttacgaactagacccacacacgaaccgaaacgaGTTAAAAAGCTgcacccacacacaggaaccaaaacacttaaagaaactacacccacacacgggaaccaaaacacttaaagaactagacccacacacaaaccaaagcatttaaagaactacacccacacacgaacaaagcacttaacaccgggtcgacacatgacccgctagacacacggactcgacacacacacatattaatcggagaagtcgaaatcttcatcctcggcCGGGGGTGTCCtgcgaagcggtggttgtgaggttccacgaccaccgttcatcattctcccccatgtcgacgcctctcctttggcgtactcgcttcaacctcggccttcctcgccgctttcccgccctcctctctctctcgtacgtccgcttctccttccggaatgcgcgcgttgcctcgacgtctccgggatggtctgcgcgccaccgtgccatgaactgctcgtccgcctcggtggtatcaatccgccggccggccagccctgtaccgccgcgcttcaccctgtgagcgaagtagcggctcagtagagagactctgagcttccgtcagagacctgacctccgggaaattcatttcgtggcgcggccggccaaacctccaagccgcaacgtcgtatgcgcgggcagcagcctccttcgtgtagaaggtgccgagccacacacgcgtaccaccggcggtgatttcagccgcgaaatgtcccgcgaGCCgcgggcgaacgccgatgaagcccgtgttgctacggcgacgaggagccatctcagcggcggcttagaggattttgtggttctattggatgagagaagcgatgaagggagaaatgttgcttggtgtctgttagtggagaagacatggctatatatgggCCGgcaaggggctgaaacggcgggagaaCTGGGGGGGAGGGattgggcgggaaagggtgggcgggaaaacttggcgggaaatcatggagggaaaaaaaaggcgggagagaaggagcggggaaagggtgggcgggaaaaagggcgggagagaagcggcgtgaaaggggggggggggaaaaAAAGGCGGGAGAGAAGGGGGGGGAAAGGGTGGGTGGGAAAAAAGAGCGGGAAagggtttccacatgtacctatgacctaaccaagctcaaatggaggcacacgcccaccgggggaccccgatgggatgcgatcaaaggggtagacggcgcggtcaacggaactagggtttcttcggaaatcgagcatcNNNNNNNNNNNNNNNNNNNNNNNNNNN contains:
- the LOC124661961 gene encoding probable sugar phosphate/phosphate translocator At4g32390 (The sequence of the model RefSeq protein was modified relative to this genomic sequence to represent the inferred CDS: added 33 bases not found in genome assembly) — protein: MAKEAGGGGAEGALSESVLRKVLISYCYVAVWIFLSFTVIVYNKYILDPKMYNWPFPISLTMVHMAFCSSLAVALVRLFRVVDLPTAPAMTPQLYYTSVLPIGALYSLSLWFSNSAYIYLSVSFIQMLKALMPVAVYSIGVLFKKETFRSASMLNMLSISFGVAIAAYGEARFDLRGVALQLAAVAFEATRLVLIQILLTSKGISLNPITSLYYVAPCCLCFLFVPWVFVELPRLRAVGMFEPDFFVFGTNSLCAFALNLAVFLLVGKTSALTMNVAGVVKDWLLIAFSWSVIRDTVTPINLIGYGIAFLGVGYYNHVKLQALKAKEAQKKLAQADEEAGSLLQERDSHSHGDRKTTDTQS